A section of the Solitalea canadensis DSM 3403 genome encodes:
- a CDS encoding SusC/RagA family TonB-linked outer membrane protein — MKTKTTQKLLLLWMFVCGVQIISIATAFGQSGSLQAALTVKGKIIDEKGVELPGASVTIKGTSKGTSSDASGNYSIVVSTGQTLIFSFTGYVSKEITVGNNTEINIQLKADSKALDEVVVVGYGTKKKVTVTGSVATVKGSEIKQSPSANLSNSLAGRAPGVIASNRSGEPGNDFSNILIRGKGTLNDNSPLVVIDGVANRGSFERLNPDDIESISILKDASAAIYGAQAANGVILITTKKGKSGKPVVTYTGSYGTTQPTRLPNPVNAGQYATYINEVNDRYGKPHQYTDADIEKYYNGSDPVNYPNTNWYDAVIKENSPQARHALSVSGGGEKTDFFLSGEYLKQEGIYRESSTDYNQYNLRTNINTQVLPILNVALNLSGRIEDRNFSNYTSNNIFAEVLSAYPTLPAYYPNGLPGPGLAGGKNPVLMASGATGYNYTTDYNLLSDLSFDLKLPFVTEGLYVAGLAAYDFRFRNEKIFKDNWDAYRYNSTTNDYENVRSSEGPINLRSDYRNYQMKTYNFKVGYNRVFGQHDVSAFVAYEQSDSYNEGVFAYRTGYLSNKIDQIFIGGDKDKDNGGNAAQTARQNIFGRLSYNYKQKYLIDFVLRHDGSYIFPKDKRWGTFPGVSAAWRVSEEPFFKDNVRFISHLKLKASWAELGNDKVLPYQNIQQYYLDGGYYFGATSELVQGLSAGVTPNPNITWEVAKTSNFGFESSFFNGLLTVNADYFISNRNNILVARNASVPTSTGLDGKLPAENIGSVSNRGIELEVSHQRSVNENFSYSIGANYTYTKNEVNFMDEAANVPEWQKRQGFPIDSWLVYKNDGIYRTQAEIDNSVHLPGTRPGDLRYIDVNGDKQITANDRIRIYEGATPRGIYGINLGVNYKGIGLNMLWQGQTDAKQLILPQQGNAITPPTWLYDDRWTPENPNGSYPASFDRNDPINNRYSDFWLRNAAFIRLKTVELSYTLPKSLTQKLHLQNVRAFVNGFNLLTFSDIKDYDPELNNVTGSYYPQTRIISAGANISF; from the coding sequence ATGAAAACAAAAACTACACAAAAACTGCTTTTGCTGTGGATGTTTGTTTGTGGAGTACAGATTATTTCAATAGCTACGGCATTTGGACAATCCGGATCTCTTCAAGCAGCATTGACAGTAAAAGGAAAAATTATTGATGAAAAAGGGGTAGAATTACCCGGAGCATCTGTAACAATTAAAGGAACTAGTAAAGGAACATCTTCAGATGCTTCCGGAAACTACTCCATTGTTGTTTCAACAGGTCAAACGTTGATTTTTTCATTTACAGGTTATGTTAGCAAAGAAATAACCGTTGGCAACAATACCGAAATCAATATTCAACTTAAGGCTGATTCCAAAGCTTTGGATGAAGTTGTAGTAGTCGGTTATGGAACAAAGAAAAAAGTAACCGTAACCGGTTCCGTTGCCACCGTTAAAGGCAGCGAGATTAAGCAAAGTCCATCGGCCAATCTTTCCAATTCATTAGCTGGTAGAGCTCCGGGGGTTATTGCATCAAATCGTTCAGGCGAGCCGGGAAATGATTTTTCAAATATTCTAATTCGTGGTAAAGGAACGTTAAACGACAATAGTCCTTTGGTGGTAATTGACGGCGTTGCTAACAGAGGTTCTTTTGAACGTTTAAATCCTGATGATATTGAGAGTATCTCTATTCTAAAAGATGCATCAGCGGCTATTTATGGTGCTCAGGCTGCCAATGGCGTTATTTTAATTACCACAAAAAAAGGTAAATCTGGTAAACCTGTTGTTACCTATACCGGAAGTTATGGAACAACGCAACCTACAAGATTGCCCAACCCGGTAAATGCCGGACAATATGCTACCTATATTAATGAGGTAAACGATAGATATGGTAAACCTCACCAGTATACTGATGCTGATATTGAGAAATATTACAACGGAAGCGATCCTGTAAATTATCCTAATACCAATTGGTATGATGCCGTTATAAAAGAAAATTCCCCTCAAGCCCGACACGCTCTTTCTGTAAGCGGAGGTGGTGAAAAAACCGACTTTTTCTTATCAGGAGAATACCTGAAACAAGAAGGTATTTATAGAGAATCGTCAACAGATTATAATCAATACAATCTGAGAACTAATATCAATACGCAAGTTCTGCCAATTTTAAATGTGGCATTAAATCTTTCGGGTCGTATTGAAGACAGAAACTTTTCTAATTATACCAGCAATAATATTTTTGCTGAGGTATTATCTGCTTACCCAACATTACCCGCCTATTATCCAAATGGACTTCCCGGACCAGGTTTAGCTGGAGGCAAAAATCCGGTTTTGATGGCTTCCGGAGCAACCGGATATAATTACACTACTGATTATAACCTTCTGTCTGATTTATCTTTCGATTTAAAATTACCGTTTGTAACTGAAGGTTTATATGTTGCCGGTTTAGCTGCTTATGATTTTAGGTTCAGAAATGAGAAAATATTCAAAGACAATTGGGATGCTTATCGCTATAACAGCACTACCAATGATTATGAGAATGTTCGCAGTTCGGAAGGGCCAATCAACTTAAGATCTGATTACAGAAATTATCAGATGAAAACCTATAATTTCAAAGTAGGTTATAACCGAGTATTTGGTCAGCATGATGTAAGTGCATTTGTGGCCTATGAACAAAGTGATAGTTATAATGAAGGAGTTTTTGCCTATAGAACCGGGTATTTAAGTAATAAAATCGATCAAATTTTTATCGGCGGTGATAAGGATAAAGACAATGGCGGAAATGCTGCTCAAACCGCTCGTCAGAATATATTTGGTCGTTTAAGCTATAACTACAAGCAAAAATACTTGATCGACTTTGTGTTACGCCATGATGGATCTTACATCTTTCCAAAAGACAAACGTTGGGGAACATTCCCTGGGGTTTCTGCAGCTTGGAGAGTATCGGAAGAGCCTTTTTTTAAGGATAATGTACGTTTCATCAGTCACCTAAAATTAAAAGCTTCATGGGCAGAACTCGGAAATGATAAAGTATTGCCTTATCAAAATATACAACAATATTATCTCGATGGGGGATATTACTTCGGAGCAACCAGTGAATTGGTTCAAGGATTATCAGCCGGAGTAACTCCAAACCCTAACATTACATGGGAAGTTGCCAAAACAAGTAATTTCGGATTTGAATCTTCTTTTTTTAATGGCCTTTTAACTGTTAATGCAGATTATTTCATTTCTAACCGCAATAATATCCTGGTAGCACGTAATGCATCAGTTCCTACAAGTACGGGATTGGATGGTAAGTTACCTGCAGAAAATATCGGAAGTGTTAGTAACCGTGGTATCGAATTGGAAGTGTCGCATCAACGTTCTGTAAATGAAAACTTCTCGTATAGTATTGGTGCTAATTACACGTATACAAAAAACGAAGTGAATTTTATGGACGAAGCCGCTAACGTTCCTGAATGGCAAAAAAGACAAGGTTTCCCAATAGACTCTTGGCTGGTTTATAAAAATGATGGCATTTATCGTACTCAAGCAGAAATTGATAATTCGGTCCATTTGCCCGGAACTCGTCCCGGTGATCTTCGTTACATCGATGTAAACGGTGATAAACAAATTACTGCTAATGATAGGATAAGAATTTATGAAGGAGCAACACCCAGAGGTATTTACGGTATTAATTTAGGTGTAAATTATAAGGGAATTGGGTTGAACATGTTGTGGCAAGGTCAAACAGATGCTAAACAATTGATCCTACCACAACAAGGTAATGCAATTACGCCTCCAACCTGGTTGTATGATGATAGATGGACTCCTGAAAATCCTAATGGATCTTATCCGGCATCTTTTGATCGTAATGATCCTATAAATAATCGTTATTCTGATTTTTGGTTACGCAATGCGGCATTTATTCGATTAAAAACAGTTGAGCTTTCTTATACTTTACCAAAAAGCCTAACTCAAAAGCTTCATCTGCAAAACGTTAGAGCATTTGTTAATGGCTTTAACCTGTTAACATTCAGCGATATCAAAGATTATGATCCGGAATTGAATAACGTTACGGGTAGTTATTATCCGCAAACCCGAATTATAAGCGCAGGAGCTAATATTTCCTTTTAA